GATCCATTTAATCTTGTAATTCCTGAAGGAACTGTTGCATGGGATGCAGTAATTGGCTGGAGAATTGCTACATATTATGTCCCAATTGCAATTACTTGGTTATTATTGGTGAAATTAGCCTTGAGCAAAATTCCAAAGACAGAAAAATAATAGAAAGCACTTTATCTTTTAATGAATTTTTTGATTTATGGATTTCAAAGGTAAAGTTGTACTAATTACTGGCGCATCATCTGGAATAGGTAAGGAAACTGCTATTCAATTTGCTAAAAAAGGTTCTAATGTAATTTTGGTTGCAAGAAGAAAACAAAAATTAGATGAAATAGCAAACGATTTAAAAAAATTCAATGTATCCGCACTTGTTTGTAAATGTGATGTATCAGATAAATTACAGGTAGAAAAAACTGCAAAACTTGTTTTAGAAAAATATGGGTCTATTGATATTTTAATAAATAATGCAGGTTTTGCAATTTATGGTTCTGTTTTTGATTTAACAACTGAAGAAATTGAATCTCAAATGGCAACAAATTATTTTGGAATGATTTACTTTATCAAAAACTTTCTTCCGTCAATGCTCAAAAAAAAATCAGGACATATTGTTAATGTAGCTTCTGTTGCAGCAAGTTTTGGTTTACCCGGAATTGCATCTTATTGTGCATCAAAGTTTGCCATGTTAGGTTTTTCAGAAGGATTGAAACATGAATTGAAAGGAACTGGTGTTGGAATAACTGTTGTAAGTCCGATCATGGTTAGAACTAATTTTTTTGATCATCCATCTTTTCAACATATGCCAAAATATTCTCCAACATCTCTTAGCGATAAAACAGTTGCAAAAACAATCTTAAGAGCTTCAAATTCACCACGACTAGAAATTGTTGTTCCTTCAGTAGTTCGTGGTGCAATATGGATGAAAAACACAGTTCCTTATTTGATAAATCCAATTTTAGGCATGGCTTTTAAAAAACAATTAGACGCTAAAAAAAACTAGTTTTATTCTTCTAAATCTTCATCTGAAGATTCACTAGAGCCTACATCAAGTAATTCCATTGACTTTAAATCAAATTGATAAATGGCATTCATATCGATCTCTTTTTCTTTTTGAAGAAATTCAGATACTTTTTTACTTAATGGTGCTTTATGTTGATCAAAAATAAATTCATAGACTACTCCTTTTTCTAAATCCGAAGTCTTAATTTTTTTTGGTAAATCAAGTGTTACAATATGTCTTCCATCTTCAACTGGATCATATAATTGAGCATCGATTTTATTGTCAGCATCATAAATTTCTAGAATGTATCCAGCCCTTTTTAGTTCTTCAGGTTTCTCAAATTTTGCATTTTGAATTTCCT
Above is a genomic segment from Nitrosarchaeum sp. containing:
- a CDS encoding SDR family NAD(P)-dependent oxidoreductase, with protein sequence MDFKGKVVLITGASSGIGKETAIQFAKKGSNVILVARRKQKLDEIANDLKKFNVSALVCKCDVSDKLQVEKTAKLVLEKYGSIDILINNAGFAIYGSVFDLTTEEIESQMATNYFGMIYFIKNFLPSMLKKKSGHIVNVASVAASFGLPGIASYCASKFAMLGFSEGLKHELKGTGVGITVVSPIMVRTNFFDHPSFQHMPKYSPTSLSDKTVAKTILRASNSPRLEIVVPSVVRGAIWMKNTVPYLINPILGMAFKKQLDAKKN